From the genome of Alphaproteobacteria bacterium, one region includes:
- a CDS encoding SAM-dependent methyltransferase, whose translation MTANPVEALARRVIEAQGPISLAALMRLANAGLPESYYQSQQPFGSGGDFVTAPEISQMFGELLALAIADQWQRMGAPLPVDVVELGPGRGVLMADALRTWQRAAPGFYAGLRVTMIEASPALSQAQAERLKGHGHRVAWQPDLPARAAPLFLLANEFFDALPIQQFLRVEDGWRERLIAWDDARGFHDALGPLVAAEGLPEGEVWEHSPDSLDWAARIGERLALQGGLALIVDYDNRPGQTSLRGISRHRRAAPLEGLGQVDLSAGVDFAALAAAAVAAGAKAHGPVGQGAYLRALGIEARHAGLVARATPAQKRELDTALYRLTDAAAMGESFRVLALTGPDDPVPAGFEA comes from the coding sequence ATGACCGCGAACCCGGTCGAGGCGCTGGCCCGTCGCGTGATCGAAGCGCAGGGGCCGATCTCGCTGGCGGCCTTGATGCGCCTCGCCAATGCCGGCCTGCCGGAGAGCTATTACCAGTCGCAGCAGCCCTTTGGCAGCGGCGGCGATTTCGTCACCGCCCCGGAAATCAGCCAGATGTTCGGCGAGCTGCTGGCGCTCGCCATTGCCGACCAGTGGCAGCGCATGGGGGCGCCGCTGCCGGTCGACGTGGTCGAACTCGGTCCCGGCCGCGGCGTGCTCATGGCGGATGCGCTCCGCACCTGGCAGCGCGCCGCGCCCGGCTTCTATGCCGGCCTCCGGGTGACGATGATCGAGGCGAGCCCGGCGCTTTCGCAGGCCCAGGCGGAGCGGCTCAAGGGCCACGGTCATCGCGTCGCCTGGCAGCCGGACCTGCCGGCGCGCGCAGCCCCCCTGTTCCTGCTCGCCAACGAGTTCTTCGACGCGCTGCCGATCCAGCAATTCCTGCGGGTCGAGGACGGCTGGCGCGAACGCCTGATCGCCTGGGACGACGCACGCGGCTTCCACGACGCGCTCGGCCCCCTGGTTGCCGCCGAAGGCCTGCCGGAGGGCGAGGTCTGGGAACACTCGCCGGACTCGCTGGACTGGGCCGCGCGCATCGGCGAGCGGCTGGCGCTTCAAGGGGGGCTCGCGCTGATCGTCGACTACGACAACCGTCCCGGCCAGACCAGCCTGCGCGGGATCTCCCGTCACCGCCGCGCCGCACCGCTGGAGGGCCTGGGGCAGGTGGACCTGTCCGCCGGCGTCGACTTTGCGGCCCTCGCCGCGGCCGCCGTGGCGGCCGGCGCGAAAGCGCACGGGCCGGTCGGGCAGGGGGCGTATCTGCGCGCGCTCGGCATCGAGGCGCGGCACGCCGGGCTCGTCGCCCGTGCCACCCCGGCCCAGAAGCGCGAGCTGGACACGGCGCTCTACCGCCTGACCGACGCGGCCGCCATGGGCGAGAGTTTTCGCGTGCTGGCGCTCACTGGGCCGGACGACCCGGTGCCGGCCGGTTTCGAAGCCTGA
- a CDS encoding laccase domain-containing protein, translating into MYLTALPLAAVPGLRHAFFTRGEGASDGIYRGLNCGFGSADDAETVRANRARAMAALGFAAETLATPHQVHSARALIARGPDDIAGRKVDAVVTDRPGLPVGVLTADCAPVLLCDPAARVVAAAHAGWRGARFGVVEAALAAMETLGARRHRVAAAIGPTIGAASYEVGPEFPAHFLGERADTARFFCRPEGAARAHFDLPGYLAAKLRRLGLVRVHDLAADTVADPERFFSYRRSVLNGEPDYGRLLSVIALEG; encoded by the coding sequence ATGTACCTGACCGCCCTGCCCTTGGCCGCTGTTCCCGGCCTCCGCCATGCCTTCTTCACCCGGGGCGAGGGCGCGAGCGATGGCATTTATCGCGGCCTCAATTGCGGCTTCGGCTCGGCCGACGATGCCGAGACCGTCCGGGCCAACCGCGCCCGCGCCATGGCGGCGCTCGGATTCGCCGCGGAGACGCTGGCGACGCCGCACCAGGTCCACAGCGCCCGCGCCCTGATCGCGCGCGGCCCCGACGATATCGCGGGCCGCAAGGTCGACGCCGTCGTCACCGACCGGCCGGGCCTGCCGGTCGGCGTGCTGACCGCCGATTGCGCCCCGGTCCTGTTGTGCGATCCCGCGGCGCGGGTGGTGGCCGCCGCTCATGCCGGCTGGCGCGGCGCCCGCTTCGGCGTGGTGGAGGCGGCCCTGGCAGCCATGGAGACGCTCGGCGCTCGTCGCCATCGCGTCGCCGCCGCCATCGGCCCGACCATCGGCGCAGCCAGTTACGAGGTCGGCCCGGAATTCCCGGCGCATTTCCTGGGCGAGCGGGCCGACACGGCCCGGTTTTTCTGTCGCCCGGAGGGGGCTGCGCGCGCCCATTTCGACCTGCCAGGCTATCTGGCGGCGAAACTGCGGCGGCTGGGTCTGGTGCGGGTGCACGATCTCGCCGCCGACACGGTCGCCGACCCGGAACGGTTTTTCAGCTATCGCCGCAGCGTGCTGAATGGCGAGCCCGACTATGGCCGCCTGCTCAGCGTCATCGCCCTGGAAGGGTGA